GCCGCGACGACCGGTGGCCCGGTCCTCCACGAGAAGTGGAGGACCGGGCCACCGGACCTTGCACGGCTGCCTTGCGGCGGGCCGCTATGCCTGAGATGGGACTCAGGCGGCGTTGCCGCTGTGACGGCCGCGGCGGCGCAGGACGAAGACGGCCGCGCCACCGGCGAGGACGAGGGCGCCCGCGACGCCGGCCAGCACCGGGGTGGCGCTGCTGCCACCGGTGGCGGCCAGACCGCCGCCGGCGGTGGTGGCCGCCGGGCCGGTGGAGGTGCCGGTGCTCGGGGTGGTGCCGGTGCTCGGGGTGGCCGAGCCGCTGTTGGCGGGGGACGGCGAGGCCGACGGCGTCGGGACGGCGACCTTGCAGTCCAGGACGCCCTGGAACTGCTGGGCGAAGCCGTTCGGGCCGGTGACCTTGATGTCGTACGCGGTGTCCTCGGCGACCGGGACGGTGATCTTCTCCGACTTGCCCGGCTGCACGGTGAGGTCCTTGCCCGGCTTGACGGTGACGGCGGCCGGCTGGTCACCGGTGTTGGTGACGGTCACCTCGACGCCGTTCTCGACGCAGTCCACCTTGGAGGTGGCCGCGAGCAGCGGGCCCTTCTCCTGGGTCCACTTGGCCTTGGCCGCGTCCGAGACGGCGACCTTCTCCGAGCCGGCCAGGATCATCGTCTGGCTGTGCTTGTCCGCGGTGTAGCCCTTGCTCAGGAAGACGCGGCCGCTCGGCACCACCGTGGAGGCGGCGGCCGTCACCGTGGCGGAGCCGTCGGCCGTGCCGGCCGGGACGTCCAGGAAGAACTGGGTGTCCTTGGCGATCGGACCCTTGAGCGAGGCGAGCGGCTTGCCGTCCTTGTCCACCACGGCGACCGTGGCGGGCCCGCCGGACACCGACAGCTTGACCTCGTCGGCGCCGCTGTTGACGGTGAACGGGCCGAGCTTGCCGCCGCTCTTACCGGCCACACTCTCGGGGGTGAGGCTGAGCGAGGGCTTCGGCTCGGCGGCGATCCCCTTGTTCTTGTCGCTCAGCAGGTAGGCGGTGAGCGCCGCGCCCTGCGGGTCGTCGGGGGTGGCCTTCTTCCCGTCGGAGAAGTGCCAGATCGCGGCCTGGGTGCCGGCGGCGGCGTCCTGCTCGGTGAACTCGCCGCTGATGCCGGCGGTCTTGGCCAGCGCGCCGAGGTCCTTGACGTGCGGGTAGGAGTTCTCCAGGATCCAGCGGATCTTCGCCGCGGCGTCCGTCTTGCCCTTGGCGCCGAGCGAGCTCGACTTCCAGTCGGCCTCCTGGTACTGCACCTTCGCGGTGGTGTCGACGCCGTGCCCGAAGTCGATGCAGTACGTCTGGAGGAGCTCACCGTCGGCGGTCTTGAGGGTGAAGAGGCCGCCGGCCACCTTGCCCTCGCCCTGGACGGTGATCTGACCGCTGACCATCGTCTCCTGCAGGGTCGCGCTGACCCCCGCCCCGGGCCCGTCGGCCGCGGACGCCGCACCGGCTCCGAGAAGGCTTCCGCCGGCCACCAGGGTCGACGTGAGCATGACAGTTGCTATGCGGGGGAGAATCCGCCCCTGCCTGTGGAACATGTGTGATCCCTCCGGGCCGGGCCATGCCGATCACAGCCCGTCTTGCATTGCCGCATCCCCTGAGACGCGGCTGCACTTGTGTGAACCAGACGCATCCTATTGAGCCCTACCGGCCCGTAAACCAACGTGCTGAATCCGGACGATACCGTATCTGTATCGTTATCAGCCCGGCGATCACCGACGCGCTCTGACGCTCCGCCAGAAACTCGTCATGATTCGATCGATGCTCAGGATTACGCCTTCGTTAGGTCAAGAAGTATCCCGTTCGGCACACTTGGACGCAGCCGGGGGCACCGAACGGTCATACGACGGCAACCTCTCCTTCCGTCACAGGACCGCCGGTGGACACCTCGGCCGCCGCCACCGACGCCCGCCGGGCATGCACCGCGGCGACGATCCAGTCCGGCACGTCGGGCTCCGCCAAGGCCTCGGCGACGGGCCCCGGGGCGCCGCCGGCCACCGCTCCACCCACGGCCCCGACCCCTGCCCCGACGCCGCCGCCGAGCCCGCTCGCGAGCGGCGCGGGCGCCGGCCCGGCCGGCCCGCCGGTCATCGGCAGACCCCCCGAACCACCCCACTGCTGCTCGGACTTGCCCCGCACCGCCCACCGGAAGGCCGACGTCCCACGGCTGAGGTCGTGCCCCACCGAACGGGCGTCGATCTCGACCCCGCTCCTGCGGCGCTCGCCCTCCTCCCACTCCCGGACCCGCAGCCGGCCGCTGACGACCACCGGGTCGCCCTTGCTCAACGAACTCACCAGGTTGGCGGCCAGCCAGCGCCAGGCGACCACCGTGACCCAGTGGGTGTCCCCGTCCACCCACTCGCCCTTCACCCGGTCGTAGCGCCGCTCGGTGGCCACCAGGCGGAAGTTGGCCACCGGCACGCCGCCCGTCGTCTGCGCATAGCTCACCACCGACGCGACATTGCCGACCATTGTCACCAGGGTCTCGTTCATGGAACACACTCCGTTCGCAGTGATGCACCGTACGGAATCGACCGGCACGGGACGAGAGTGCCCTTCACCGAAAATCCTCACAAGCCCGATCCGAAATCCTGTGGATAACTCGCGCATGTGGAAAACCTGCATCCCCCGCAGGAGTGAAATTCCCGGTCCGCGCGCCTCCGGCCGGAACTCGCCCCCGGGATCCGCACCGAGCCCGCCCGGGGCGGATCCCGCGACGGTCCGCACCGCCGGGCCGGGGGCCCACGCCAGTGGCATACTCGCGCCGCCACCCGGCTCCCACCTGCGCGGTCATGACAACCGTCCGTACACTCCCGCGCCCCCGAGGCGCCCCGATCGGGTGGCCGGGAAGCCTATCCACCCACGTCATCCGACCGAAGGAACCCGAATGCCGCCCCCCACCCGCGTCGACGGCGGCACTTTCTTCGCGCCGAATCCATAACGGGTGGGGCGACAGCCCCGTAACGACTGCACAACGTCCGGCGCCAGAGCCTGCCAGACCGCTGCACGCACGGTCTCCACCTGCGATTATCGGACCGCCCCACCGAAGCCGACACACCCGCGACGGTGTTGTCAGGCCCGGTGGAGGAACCGGGCACCCTTATCCTGTCCCCAACAGGGCAAGGGTTCCGCCAACCCCAACCGCACCCCCACGACGGGGCCGGGCACCGGGCGCCGAAGGGCACTCGACACCCGATCCCGGCGACGGTCACGCCCTGTCCGGGTCGGCCGGTCACGCCCCCATAGCTCAGCGGATAGAGCACCCGCCTTCTAAGCGGTAGGTCGCAGGTTCGAATCCTGCTGGGGGCACGCACAGTGCCTGACCTGGGAGTTCATTCCCCCAGTGGCCGGTCCCGCCGATCGCACGGCGGTCCTGGAGCGACCGCCCGCCGGCGCAGGGCGGCCACGGGCGCCATCCCGCAGCCGCCCCGAACCGGTCCGACGGTCACCCGTTTTGTCCGACTCCCGTGGCACCCGCGGCAGATGACCCGTTCACCCGGCCTGCCACCGGCCGCAGCCGGAGCGCCAACAGCATGGCGAGCACCATCAGCCCGCCCGCCGACAGGAACACCACGTCGGCGGCGTCCACGAAGGCCCGCACCGCCTGCTCGTGCTCCGCGCCGGCGAGGGTGGCCACCGCGCCGAGCGGGGTGCCGGGCTCGGCGGCCCCGAAGACCCGGGCCAGCACCGTGCCGAAGAGTGCGGCGCCGAGCGCGCCGCCCAAGGTCTGGAAGAACCGGACGGCGGTGGTGGCGACGCCCAGTTGGTGCGCCGGGGCGGCGTCCTGGACCACCCCGATCAGCTGGCCCACCAACTGCCCGAAGCCCACGCCCAGCAGGGCGAGCTCGGCCCGCACGGTCCACAGCCCGGTGTCCGGCCCGCTCAGACCGAGCAGCAGCAGCGCGAGCGCCGAGCAGCCGGCACCGGCCACCAGGAAGGTGCGCGGTGACCGGCCCCGCCGGGAGAGCCGGTTGACCAGGAGGCCGACGGCGGTCATCCCGGCCGCCATCGGGATCAGGAACAGGCTGGCGGAGGTGGCGGCCACACCGCGGGCGACCTGCAGGTACAGCATCACGTACACGACGGAGCCCATCAGACCCATCCCGACCAGGCCCTGCACCGCGAAGCCGGTCCGCAGGGCGGGGATCCGGAACAGCGACAGCGGCAGCACCGGTTCGGCGGCGGTGGCCTGGCGATGGAGGAAGAGCCCGAGGGCGGCCAGGGTGCCGGCGCCGAGGAGAAGGATCGGCGTGGAGGACCAGGCGTACTCCTTGCCGCCCCATTCGGTCACCAGCAGCAGACCGGTCGCGAAGGCCGCGGCGAGCGTCGCCCCGAGGAAGTCGAGACGGCCCCGGCCGGTGCGGTGCGGCAGCTTGAGCGCGAACGCGGCCCCGGCCAGGACGAAAAGCCCCACCGGCAGGTTGACGTAGAAGATCCAGCGCCAGCTGAAGTGGTCGGCGAGCAGCGCCCCGATCAGCGGCCCCACCGCCATGCCCGCGCCGCCGACGATCCCGCCGATGCTGCCCCCGCCGCCCTCGTCCCCGGGTTCGCGCAGTTGGGCCATCACCACCATGGTGACGCTCATCAGCCCACCGCCGCCGATGCCCTGGAGGGCCCGGAAGGCGATCAGCTGGTCCATCGACCCGGCCGCCCCGCAGAGCGCCGAGCCGGCCAGGAAGGTGGCGACCGCGCCGAGGAAGACCCGCTTGGCGCCGTACAGGTCGCAGAGCTTGCCGTAGAGCGGGAGCAGGGCGGTGGCCGCCAGGGCGAACGCGCTGACCAGCCAGGGCAGCCGGTCGACGCCGTGAACCGGGTCGAGGTCACGGACGATCGGCACGGTGGCCGCCGACACGATGTTCATGTCGAGCACCGCCAGGAGGATCGTCACCAAGCAGATGATCTTGGCGAGCCCGCGCCGGGCGGCGGTCGCCGGAGGTCCGGACGGTGCGGGGCCGGACGGGGCGGGGCCGGACGGCACGGCGGCGGGTGCGGGTGCGGGTGCGGCGACCGCCAATGGTGCGGCGGGTGTCGGTGGTACGGCAGCAGGCATGGGAAGTCCCCCCGGTGCGATGGGTGCGTGGTGGCCGGCGGGGCCTGGTGGTCCGGACGGCAGCGCCACCATGGCAGATATTTTTGTAGTCAGTCAATTCTTTTGCTTGGTACATCTTTGATCCTGGTACAGTGATGCCATGCCGAAGTCACCCGCTGCCACCCACGCGCCGGAGGAGCTGAGCCTGCGCGAGCGCAAGAAGCAGCAGACCGGCCGGAAGCTCTGGACCGTCGCGATCGGCCTCTTCGTGGAGCGCGGCTTCGACCAGGTCTCCGTCGCCGAGATCGCGGCCGCCGCCGAGGTCTCCAAGATGACCGTCTTCAACTACTTCCCGACCAAGGAGGACCTGGTCCTGCTCCCGATGGAGCGGCACACCGGGGAGGTCGCCGAGGTGGTGCGCGAGCGCCCGGCCGGCTGCTCCGCCGTGGCCGCCGTCCGCCGCCAGTACCTGGCCGCGCTCGACGCGCAGGACCCGGCCTCCGGCCTCTGCGACCAGGGGTCGGTGCTCGACGTGCTGCGGCTGATCCGCGGCACGCCGGCGCTGGCCCTGCGGGCCCAGGCCACCATGGCCCGCGCCGAGGAGCTGCTCGCGGCCGAGCTCGGCGCCGCCGACCGCGACGGCGACGGCGACCGCGAGGGCGACCGGCTCACCGCCCGACTGGCGGCAGCCCTGCTGCTGGGCACCCGAAGGACCCTGGTGCGGGAGAATCAGCGCCGGATGCTCGCGGGCGAACCGGCCGCGAGCGTCCTGCCCGATGCCCGGGCGAACGCCCTGCGCGCCTTCGCGCTGGTCGAGAACGGGCTGGGCGACTACTGCGGCGGCTGACCGCCGCACCCCGCACCCGCGAAGCGGTCGGGCAACACCCGGCCCGCCGCCCTCCGGTCCGGCCCGCCGGCCCGCCCTGCGGGGCGGTCCGGCCCGCCGCCCTGCGAGAGTGTCCGGTGCACGCCCACCCGCTCCCCGGAGGTACTCATGACCGGATCACCGCTGCTCCAGGGGCGCGCCGCGCTCCCCACCGGCGTCGACGGCCTGCGGGCGTACACCGGCCCGGACGGCGTGGCGGTGCTGCTGCTGGACCGCCCGCACAAGCGCAACGCGCTGACCCTCGCGATCTGGCAGGCGCTGCCGAAGGTCCTCGCGCTGCTCGCCGAACAGCCCGGCGTGCGTGCGCTGCTGGTCACCGGCGCGGGCGGCACCTTCAGCGCGGGCGCCGACATCTCCGAACTCTCCGAGGTGTACGGCGACGCCCGGCGCGCCGACGCCTACCACGAGGAGAACGTGGCCGCCGAGGAGGCGCTCGCGGCCTTCCCGCACCCCACCCTGGCGGTGGTGCACGGGGCCTGCGTCGGTGGCGGCTGCCAGCTCGCGGTCGCCTGCGACCTGCGGTTCGGCGCGCAGGACGCCCGGCTCGGGATCACCCCGGCCAAGCTGGGCGTGGTCTACCCGGCCGTGCCGACCCTGCGGCTGGCCCGGCTGGTGGGGCCGGCCCGGGCCAAGTACCTGCTGTTCTCAGGCGAGTTGGTGCCGGCCGCCCGGGCCGCCGAGATCGGCCTGCTGGACGAGGTCGTCCCCGTCGGCGAGCTGGACGCCCGCGCCCTGGAGTTCGCCGTCCTGCTCGGCAAGCGTTCGCCGCAGACCATCGGCGCCGTCAAGGCGGCCCTGGCCGGCCCGCCGGAGGAGGCTGCCGCCGCGATCGAGCCGTGGGCCCGCCGCTCCCGCGAGGCCCCCGACGTACGGGAGGGGCTGGCCGCCTTCCTGGAGCGCCGCGAGCCCCGGTTCTGACCGGCGCCGGGCCGGAGCCGGCCCGGCGTCGACCCGGCGCGCCCACCGCACGGTCCGGGCCGGGGAGGCGGCGGGCGGACCCCGGCGCGGGCAGCCGTACGTCGTCCA
The sequence above is a segment of the Kitasatospora sp. NBC_00240 genome. Coding sequences within it:
- a CDS encoding Cys-Gln thioester bond-forming surface protein, which translates into the protein MLTSTLVAGGSLLGAGAASAADGPGAGVSATLQETMVSGQITVQGEGKVAGGLFTLKTADGELLQTYCIDFGHGVDTTAKVQYQEADWKSSSLGAKGKTDAAAKIRWILENSYPHVKDLGALAKTAGISGEFTEQDAAAGTQAAIWHFSDGKKATPDDPQGAALTAYLLSDKNKGIAAEPKPSLSLTPESVAGKSGGKLGPFTVNSGADEVKLSVSGGPATVAVVDKDGKPLASLKGPIAKDTQFFLDVPAGTADGSATVTAAASTVVPSGRVFLSKGYTADKHSQTMILAGSEKVAVSDAAKAKWTQEKGPLLAATSKVDCVENGVEVTVTNTGDQPAAVTVKPGKDLTVQPGKSEKITVPVAEDTAYDIKVTGPNGFAQQFQGVLDCKVAVPTPSASPSPANSGSATPSTGTTPSTGTSTGPAATTAGGGLAATGGSSATPVLAGVAGALVLAGGAAVFVLRRRGRHSGNAA
- a CDS encoding single-stranded DNA-binding protein, whose product is MNETLVTMVGNVASVVSYAQTTGGVPVANFRLVATERRYDRVKGEWVDGDTHWVTVVAWRWLAANLVSSLSKGDPVVVSGRLRVREWEEGERRRSGVEIDARSVGHDLSRGTSAFRWAVRGKSEQQWGGSGGLPMTGGPAGPAPAPLASGLGGGVGAGVGAVGGAVAGGAPGPVAEALAEPDVPDWIVAAVHARRASVAAAEVSTGGPVTEGEVAVV
- a CDS encoding MFS transporter, with the translated sequence MPAAVPPTPAAPLAVAAPAPAPAAVPSGPAPSGPAPSGPPATAARRGLAKIICLVTILLAVLDMNIVSAATVPIVRDLDPVHGVDRLPWLVSAFALAATALLPLYGKLCDLYGAKRVFLGAVATFLAGSALCGAAGSMDQLIAFRALQGIGGGGLMSVTMVVMAQLREPGDEGGGGSIGGIVGGAGMAVGPLIGALLADHFSWRWIFYVNLPVGLFVLAGAAFALKLPHRTGRGRLDFLGATLAAAFATGLLLVTEWGGKEYAWSSTPILLLGAGTLAALGLFLHRQATAAEPVLPLSLFRIPALRTGFAVQGLVGMGLMGSVVYVMLYLQVARGVAATSASLFLIPMAAGMTAVGLLVNRLSRRGRSPRTFLVAGAGCSALALLLLGLSGPDTGLWTVRAELALLGVGFGQLVGQLIGVVQDAAPAHQLGVATTAVRFFQTLGGALGAALFGTVLARVFGAAEPGTPLGAVATLAGAEHEQAVRAFVDAADVVFLSAGGLMVLAMLLALRLRPVAGRVNGSSAAGATGVGQNG
- a CDS encoding TetR family transcriptional regulator; translated protein: MPKSPAATHAPEELSLRERKKQQTGRKLWTVAIGLFVERGFDQVSVAEIAAAAEVSKMTVFNYFPTKEDLVLLPMERHTGEVAEVVRERPAGCSAVAAVRRQYLAALDAQDPASGLCDQGSVLDVLRLIRGTPALALRAQATMARAEELLAAELGAADRDGDGDREGDRLTARLAAALLLGTRRTLVRENQRRMLAGEPAASVLPDARANALRAFALVENGLGDYCGG
- a CDS encoding enoyl-CoA hydratase/isomerase family protein; this encodes MTGSPLLQGRAALPTGVDGLRAYTGPDGVAVLLLDRPHKRNALTLAIWQALPKVLALLAEQPGVRALLVTGAGGTFSAGADISELSEVYGDARRADAYHEENVAAEEALAAFPHPTLAVVHGACVGGGCQLAVACDLRFGAQDARLGITPAKLGVVYPAVPTLRLARLVGPARAKYLLFSGELVPAARAAEIGLLDEVVPVGELDARALEFAVLLGKRSPQTIGAVKAALAGPPEEAAAAIEPWARRSREAPDVREGLAAFLERREPRF